The sequence GCACCACCACCGGTGGCACTGCGGAGTTCCTTGAACATCGTCAAAACAGCCTGACATTTGAAGCTGGCGATGCAGTGGATCTGGCTCATCAGATTGACTGCCTGCTTTCCGAGCCCGGCCTGGCAAGGCGATTGGCGAAGGCTGGCCAGGAATTAGCCCTTGAGCAGTTTGACGAGAATCGCATGTACGACGAAATCGAAGAATTCGCTGTGCAGGCCGCGCAGCAGACCTCTTCGGTCTCGCCATAGAGACCTGGTCAGGAGGCCACCGGAAGTCGTGCGTATCCTTTTCCTGAGCAATTACTATCCACCCCTGGAAGTGGGCGGATATGAGCAGTTGTGCCGGGATGTCGCTGAACGCCTTGCCGGGCGTGGCCATACAATTGCGGTTTTGACGTCGACTTACGGCCTGGGAAAAGAGCCGGTCGGACAGGATGTGGATTACGATGTGCATCGGTTGCTGAGGTTACAGCCCGATTTCGACCGCCGGCTTGGTGCCACGCTGCAGTTCTTTTTGACGCGTCAACCGGATGAACAATACGACCTGGCATGCTTCAGGAAGGTTATTGCCGAATTCGATCCCGTTGTGATCTCGATCTGGAACATGCAAAGGTTGCCCCGGTCCCTGGCGCTGGAGGCGGAGGCACTCCCGGATACAGGCGTGGCCTATTGGGTGGCCAGTTCTACCCCGGCCGAACCCGACGAGTTCTGGCGGTATTGGGACCTGGTTCCCCCCAACCCGTGGAAGGCCCGCTTCAAAGGGTTGTTTAGCGATCGGGCCTTGCGCACTATGCAAGCCGAAGGCCATCCCCTGCAGCCCGAGATGAAACACGTGGGCGTTGTCAGTAATTTCATGCGCGAGAGAGGAATCGACGACGGAACATTGCCTTCCTGGACGAAGGTCATCTATAACGGCGTGGAGATCGATTCCTTTTTTCAACCAGTGCAGCCGTTAGGCGAGGGGCCAATGTGTTTCCTGCAGGCCGGCCGTGTCAGTGATGACAAAGGTGTGCATACAGCCATTGAGGCGGTCGGATTGGCGGTTCAGAAATCGGGCCTCGGAAACGTCCGCCTTGTTATTGCAGGATCTGGTCCGGCGGATTACCGGCAGCGACTGGACGAGTTGGTAAAGCGGTACCAGATAGAGGAACAAGTCGTTTTCACTGGCTGGTTGCCGCGGGAACAGATGCCGGCGCTTATGGCTGAAAGCCATGTGCTGCTGTTGCCGACTACTCATCAGGAGCCCTTTGCCCGGGTAGTCCTGGAAGCAATGGCCAGCGGGCTGGCTGTTGTCGCCACGCCTACTGGCGGAACCGAAGAGATCGTCCAGCATGGCAAAACGGGCCTGCTGTTTCCGGTCGGTGACAGCAAAAAACTCACTGACCAAATTGGAGGCCTGGTTGAAAACGACGATTTCAGAATTCAACTGGCTGAAGCAGGCCAACATCTGGTCGCTCAGCGGTATAGCCTGGAGCATATGGTCGACGAGATCGAGAATCTGCTGAATCTGGCGACCAGTGACGGATCATAATGTCACCATGTCAATATGTCAAAATGATATCTTGGCATCATGACATTGTAGCATCATGACATTGTGACATTCTTGCAACTCATGCGCATCTTATTCCTGGCAACGTGGTTCCCGTTCCCACCTGATAATGGCTCAAAAATCAGGGACTTCAACCTGTTAAGAGAATTAGGAAGGACTCACGATGTGACATTGGTGGCCTTCGCTTTTGACACCGCCACTCCCGATCGAGCAGAGCCATTGAATGAGTTTTGCACACAGATTGAGGTGGTCCCGATCGATCCGTTCGATCGGGGAGAGCAGGCTGAAATTTTCAGGTTTTTGTCCCCCGCGCCCATTGTCGATAAACCGGTGCCCGAGATGGAAGCGCTGGTGGAAAAAATCCTCCGGGACAACACCTTTGATGCTGTAATTGCGTCTACAACAGTGATGGCAACCTATGCCCTCCAGGCCAGGAATGCCTGCAAGATTCTACAGGAGCACAATTTTCACACCATCTGGACATTGGACCGGTACCAAAATGAAACAACTTTGCCTGGCAAAATGCAGGCCTGGGTGAGTCTGCAAAAACGGCGCCGCTATGACGACAAGCTGTTCTCCCAGTTTGATCTCTGTGCCATGGTATCGGAGAGGGATCGGGATGCCACGCTCAGGATGTTGCCTCGCTTCGACGGTCCTGTGGCCGTGGTTCCCAATGGTGTAGATTGTCAGCACAATCATCCCGGGCTGGCCGGGGTGGTACCCGATAGCCTGATTTACAACGGAGCTCTCACCTATTACACCAATCATGATGCCATGGCTTTCTTTCTCTCGGAAGTCTTCCCCCTGGTGCGCCAACAGGTGCCACAGGCACAGGTGACCATCACGGGATCGACCAAGGGTGTTGATGTTGACTCCCTGCCATTGGGCGGCGGCGTCCATCTCAGCGGGTATGTCGACGATATTCGGCCATTGGTAGCGGCAGCCAGGGTCTGTATTGTGCCCTTGCGGCTAGGTGGTGGATCCAGGCTGAAGGTGTTGGAAGCGATGGCACTTGGAACGCCAGTGGTAGCCACAAAAAAGGGTGCAGAAGGCCTGGACGTCGTGGACGGCAAGCATATCCTGGTGGCCGACAGTCCGTTGGAATTCGCGTCGGCCACCATCAGGTTGCTGCAAGAGGACGCGTTGAGAGATGAATTGTCCGCCAACGCACGCCAGCTGGTCGAGCAGCAGTATGACTGGTCCAGGATAGGGCAGCAATTCGTATCGTTGGTTGAACAGACTACTCGCGAGTGCCAGGACCCTGAGCGGGACAAGTTAGTATGAATCTATCCAACCGTGACGTGCGGCAATTTACAGCCAATCGAAACTTGCTGATCATCATGGTAATCGTCGGCGTATTGGCGTCCGCCTGGTTCCTGGGTCAGCGAGCGTCAATACTATGGCTTGGGCTGTTGGTCGTTGGAATCGGCGCGACCCTTGTGTTGAAGCAGCCATTGATCGGCCTGCTGGCCCTGGTGGTCATAGCTCTTGTGGGACCCATAAAAATCAACACAGGGACGACCGTACAGATAAACCCAACTACTTTGGTTATCCCTGCTCTCCTGGTTTTGTGGGTCCTGGTAATGATCCTGCAAAAGGATGTCCGATTGGTCCCTTCGGCGGTTAACAAGCCGCTGATAGCTTTCGTAATTGCCGGTCTGATCTCATTATTGGTGGGAAGTGTTCTGTGGAATCCGCTGGTACCCCGCTCGGGTAACTTTCTATTGGTGCAGATGGCCCAGTGGGCGATCTTCGCTTTCTCGGCCGGAGCGTTTCTGTTGACTGCGAATCTGGTGAAGGACGAGTTGTGGCTCCAGCGTCTGACCTTTGCTTTTCTGGTAGTGAGCGGCGGCCTGGCCATTCTCAGTCTCATTCCGGTCACACGAAGTCTGGTCTATGACATTTCGACGATTGCATTCATTCGGGCCCCTTTCTGGATGTTGATCGCCGCTTTGGCCGGTGGACAACTTCTTTTCAATGGCAAGCTGTCCGCTGGATGGCGCATTTTTCTGATAGTCTCACTGCTTGCGGTGGTAAATTATGCGTTCTTTCTGTCGCGCGACTCGGCATCGACCTGGGGCGGCGTGGGAACCGCCTTTGCAGTGCTGATTTGGTTTCGTTTTCCGCGTGTGCGCTGGCTCCTGGTGCTCTTTGTACTTGCCCTGGCAGCCACCGGCGCTCTTTTCCCTGCCCTATGGGATTTTGCCGGTGGGGATACAGAGTGGAAAACCACAGGCGGCTCGCGGATTGCATTGATCGAGCGGGTGATGCAAGTGTCAATGTTCAATCCAGTTACAGGTTTGGGACCTGCCGCGTATCGCAAATATGCCGCAATGGAGCCGCTGAAATACGGTAACGCCTTCTGGGTGGCGCCTCAGGTGAACTCTCACAACAACTTTGTCGATCTCTTTTCCCATGTTGGCATCGTTGGCCTGGTACTTTTTGCCTGGTTTGTTTGGGAGATGAGCAAAATCGGTGGTAAGCTGCGCAGCTGTTACCTGGAGGGTTTTTCGGCAGGCTACGTAAATGGCACGCTGGCGGCCGGTGTTGGGGCACTGGTTTTGATGATGTTCGCGGACTGGATTCTGCCGTTCGTCTACAATATAGGGTTTCATGGTTTTCAGGCGAGTGTCCTTGTCTGGCTGTTCCTGGGAGGGCTGGTGGCTCTTGAGCAAATGATGCCGGCGCCTGAAGCTTGCCCGCCGGGGGCATAGGTTTGGTTTGCGATTTCCACTGTCTGCATGACACGTCCGTTGGTCGTGTTTGCCGCAAGGATTCTCCCTGGTGACCTCAAAAAAAGATCTTTCTGTCATCATTGTGAACTGGAATACCTGTGATTTTCTGGCTCAGTGTCTGGAATCAGTACCTGGCGGCCAGCTGTCAGAAACCGGGTTGGGCCAGCATGTTGAGGTTGGTACCCGTAACCTCGATATTGAGGTCATCGTCGTTGACAATGCTTCCAGTGATGGCAGCGCGGAGATGGTGCGCCGGAGGTTTCCACAGGTTAAGCTGATTGAAAACAGCCGGAACATCGGATTCGCCATGGCCAACAACCAGGCTATCGCTTATAGCAGAGGGCGTTATGTTCTCCTGCTGAACAGCGATACGGTGGTGCATTCGGGCGCGTTGCAGCGAATGGTCGCTTTCATGGAAGATCATTCCAGGGCTGGGGCAGTCGGTCCTCGATTGCTGAACGAAGATGGAACGCTTCAACCCTCGGTACACCCGATGATGACGCCGGCGCGGGAGTTCTGGCGTTTGATCTTTCTGGAGAAACTCTGGCCCCTTGCACGCTATCAACAGGAGCAGTGGGATACAGAAACGCCTCGTCTCGTCGATGTCATAAAGGGCGCCTGCTTGATGGTGCGTCGCCGTGCCCTGGAGCAAACCGGCCTGTTGGATGACCGGTACTTTATGTATACTGAGGAAGTTGACCTTTGTTATCGACTGGCACGCGATGGCTGGAATCTTTGTTACGTGCCGGCAGCAGTGGTAACCCATTTCGGTGAGGCCAGTAGCCGTCAGATGGCCGAGGATATGTATATTCAACTCTATCGCAGCAAACTTCAGTTTTTCCGCAAATTCGGTGGAGCTGGCCGAGCGCGCCGGTTCAAGGTCCTCGTGAGCCTTGCCTATGCACCGCGAGCCATGGTGGCGACAACCAGTGGCCTGATAAGCGAGCCATGGCGCACCCGTGGCAAAACATACCGTCGATTGCTTCGAGAACTTGATTGATCCTTTATGAAACAACGACTGAATAGCCAGAATGGAAAAGTAAAAGCGCTGGCACCCCTGCTTCTCATCATTATTCTCGCAGTATTGTTGAGGGTTGCTGTCGCCTTCTACCTTGGAAACAGCATCGAAGAGGTGCGCGGTGGGACCTTCGACCAGATATCCTACGATGCGTTGGCATTGCGAGTGATGGACGGCCACGGTTTCAGCTTTGCCACTGACTCATGGCCGTATGCCAAGGCAAATCAGCCAACTGCCTTCTGGTCCTATCTCTTCACCCTGTTTCTGGCCGGAATTTACAGCCTGGCCGGCCATGAGCCTCTGGTCGCGCGAATCATCCAGGCTATCCTGGTGGGCATTGTGATGCCCTGGTTGGTATATCGTATCGGTGCGCGGGTATTTGATCGACGCGTGGGCCTCATAGCGGCCCTGATTGCTGCCATCTACTTCTATTTCATCAACTATGCAGCCTCGTTGATGACGGAGTCGCTCTATATCGTCGGAATACTGTGGACTATCGATGTGGCAATGCGTTTGGCTATCCAGGCAGAAGGGTGCAGTGCCGGGGAGTTGACCTGTTCACAAAGGCACATGCTGCGTCTGGGGCTCGAGTTGGGTCTGGCGATGGCTTTCACACTCCTGATGCGTCAAGTGATCGTGATTTTCCTTCCAGTGCTCGGCTTGTGGCTACTCTGGATTGCATGGC is a genomic window of Chloroflexota bacterium containing:
- a CDS encoding glycosyltransferase family 4 protein, giving the protein MRILFLSNYYPPLEVGGYEQLCRDVAERLAGRGHTIAVLTSTYGLGKEPVGQDVDYDVHRLLRLQPDFDRRLGATLQFFLTRQPDEQYDLACFRKVIAEFDPVVISIWNMQRLPRSLALEAEALPDTGVAYWVASSTPAEPDEFWRYWDLVPPNPWKARFKGLFSDRALRTMQAEGHPLQPEMKHVGVVSNFMRERGIDDGTLPSWTKVIYNGVEIDSFFQPVQPLGEGPMCFLQAGRVSDDKGVHTAIEAVGLAVQKSGLGNVRLVIAGSGPADYRQRLDELVKRYQIEEQVVFTGWLPREQMPALMAESHVLLLPTTHQEPFARVVLEAMASGLAVVATPTGGTEEIVQHGKTGLLFPVGDSKKLTDQIGGLVENDDFRIQLAEAGQHLVAQRYSLEHMVDEIENLLNLATSDGS
- a CDS encoding glycosyltransferase family 4 protein — translated: MRILFLATWFPFPPDNGSKIRDFNLLRELGRTHDVTLVAFAFDTATPDRAEPLNEFCTQIEVVPIDPFDRGEQAEIFRFLSPAPIVDKPVPEMEALVEKILRDNTFDAVIASTTVMATYALQARNACKILQEHNFHTIWTLDRYQNETTLPGKMQAWVSLQKRRRYDDKLFSQFDLCAMVSERDRDATLRMLPRFDGPVAVVPNGVDCQHNHPGLAGVVPDSLIYNGALTYYTNHDAMAFFLSEVFPLVRQQVPQAQVTITGSTKGVDVDSLPLGGGVHLSGYVDDIRPLVAAARVCIVPLRLGGGSRLKVLEAMALGTPVVATKKGAEGLDVVDGKHILVADSPLEFASATIRLLQEDALRDELSANARQLVEQQYDWSRIGQQFVSLVEQTTRECQDPERDKLV
- a CDS encoding O-antigen ligase family protein, encoding MNLSNRDVRQFTANRNLLIIMVIVGVLASAWFLGQRASILWLGLLVVGIGATLVLKQPLIGLLALVVIALVGPIKINTGTTVQINPTTLVIPALLVLWVLVMILQKDVRLVPSAVNKPLIAFVIAGLISLLVGSVLWNPLVPRSGNFLLVQMAQWAIFAFSAGAFLLTANLVKDELWLQRLTFAFLVVSGGLAILSLIPVTRSLVYDISTIAFIRAPFWMLIAALAGGQLLFNGKLSAGWRIFLIVSLLAVVNYAFFLSRDSASTWGGVGTAFAVLIWFRFPRVRWLLVLFVLALAATGALFPALWDFAGGDTEWKTTGGSRIALIERVMQVSMFNPVTGLGPAAYRKYAAMEPLKYGNAFWVAPQVNSHNNFVDLFSHVGIVGLVLFAWFVWEMSKIGGKLRSCYLEGFSAGYVNGTLAAGVGALVLMMFADWILPFVYNIGFHGFQASVLVWLFLGGLVALEQMMPAPEACPPGA
- a CDS encoding glycosyltransferase family 2 protein — its product is MTSKKDLSVIIVNWNTCDFLAQCLESVPGGQLSETGLGQHVEVGTRNLDIEVIVVDNASSDGSAEMVRRRFPQVKLIENSRNIGFAMANNQAIAYSRGRYVLLLNSDTVVHSGALQRMVAFMEDHSRAGAVGPRLLNEDGTLQPSVHPMMTPAREFWRLIFLEKLWPLARYQQEQWDTETPRLVDVIKGACLMVRRRALEQTGLLDDRYFMYTEEVDLCYRLARDGWNLCYVPAAVVTHFGEASSRQMAEDMYIQLYRSKLQFFRKFGGAGRARRFKVLVSLAYAPRAMVATTSGLISEPWRTRGKTYRRLLRELD